A DNA window from Pyrus communis chromosome 3, drPyrComm1.1, whole genome shotgun sequence contains the following coding sequences:
- the LOC137727399 gene encoding phytosulfokines-like, with amino-acid sequence MPSKLTSLCVVALLLFLSLFSTTARPLPSSSCGVSAVKVQHELKDVEVEKAMVEESCEGVGEDECLMRRTLAAHIDYIYTQKRKP; translated from the exons ATGCCGTCCAAGCTCACCAGCCTCTGTGTGGTTGCcctcctcctctttctctcATTATTCAGCACAACGGCGCGGCCgttgccttcttcttcttgtggtGTCAGTGCAGTGAAAGTTCAACATGAG ttGAAGGATGTTGAGGTAGAAAAAGCCATGGTGGAGGAAAGTTGTGAAGGAGTTGGGGAAGATGAGTGCCTAATGAGAAGAACTCTTGCGGCTCATATTGATTACATCTATACGCAGAAGCGCAAgccataa